In Oncorhynchus mykiss isolate Arlee chromosome 19, USDA_OmykA_1.1, whole genome shotgun sequence, the sequence ACAAAAGTAATTGACACATTTTTCTCTATGGACAACCATATCACCAAAAATCCATAAAAACTCCATGCAACGAAATTTGACAATGTAAATATGAAAAATGGTCCTACTTTAAAATGAAATATAATAATTTATTGACATGGTAGGCCTAATTACTTTGACCATTAGGATGCACATTGCTACGTCACACAATGTTTGCTAATCTAAGGTGTGAATATCCAAATGTGTAATGACACATCTGTAAACTGCTATCACAATAAATTGCAGTAACAATGTGCCTAATCTGTAGTTACGCTTTACCTATCTATGTGACTATAATGTAAATACATGATTCCAGTACCATTTATTATAAAGAGGAACCGAAAACTGTAACAATGACTGTTGGAGCTTCGAGAACGTCACAAACTAAGTGAAATTCAAAACGATTACAATATGACAAATGTGATCAAGAGGCTATGACGGTTTACATATTTCTATCCCAAATATAAATAGTCAGTGCTTAGGTCATGGCTTTGTTTCAATTGTTTTCGACTGCATCACAAATACAACCAAGTTTTATGTTAGCGTCTGGCTACGCTGACGCTCGTTAATgcgcgtgagcagtgtgggtgcaatgttTGAATAagatgtatgtgtacatttattttgcagagTGATGCgggtggtgtggtcagcatgttagtctaAGCTTGGGCCTAACTGTACACGCACTAAATACATGTCAATTTCCACATGCTTTTGGAAACTTGGGCAGAAAAAGTTAACGTCGATTCACTGAGACAAATGGGACACTgtaattcaataagagaaaagctgcaaaatggagagttgaaaataaaaagaagtgaggaccagaacagtagcctAATGTTTGGGAAGATGttgtgtgtgatgattgtgatgaTTTGTCACATCCTGAGCTTAGTTCCTTGTTTAGGTTCGTCAGGGTGTGAGttgcattctatgtgttgttctagttttggttttctatgtgttgggcctggtatggttctcaatcagaggcagctgtcaataattgtctctgattgagaatcttacttaggtagcctgtttttcccacttgagatgtgggtagttgttttctgttttgtgtgtttgcACCTGTTTCGTTTCAcgctctttgttgttttgttgttcagttgatttattaaatattaacatggacacataccacgctgcggattggtccgatcttgactactcttcctcagatgATGAAGAGAACCGTTACACTATACAAATTTGACAGTCACAAGATGGGGACTTCAAACATGGCACATCAAGGGAACTGTACAGTTCAGATGGATAATATAAACTGCAAACTGCTATCACAATAAATTGTACTCTGTAACAATGTGCCTAATCAGCGTAAAAAAgggagggggtcaatgcaaatagtctgggtagccatttgattagcagtctatgactagggtggctggagtcttaggcaatttttagggtcttcctctgaaataccgcctggtatagatggcaggaagattggccccaatgatgtactgggccgtacgcactaccctctgtagcgacttgtggtcagaggcagagcagttgccataccaggtggtgatgcaccCAGTGCTcgcaatggtgcagctgtagaagttTTGAGAATCTGattacccatgccaaatcttttcagtctcctgtgggggaataggttttgtcgtgcccttttcacgaatgtgttggtgtgtttggaccacgctagtttgttggtgatgtggttgTTGGTGATGTTATACAGCTTGTTGATTGCGGTcatagtgccagcattggtttctggtggtaaatagactactatgaaaaatatagatttaAACACTCTTGgtaatttttttaaacctttatttaacttggcaagtaagttaagaacatattcttatttacaatgaaggcctaggaacagtgtaaccccttacactcgtgggaattggcctatttggatagggctaaattgatATGTTTCTTACACTTTTTCCATATTTCTTCTGCATGTATAACCAATGGTAGCAATTTAAAAGGGACATTCTGGAGATGGAAAAAAATTATTAGActaaaggtgaggacacaacagttcagcTGACACGACTGAATCCTAACATTACATTTGATTTTATGTgcatgttacagtgccttgcgaaagtattcggcccccttgaactttgcgaccttttgccacatttcaggcttcaaacataaagatataaaactgtattttttgtgaagaatcaacaacaagtgggacacaatcatgaagtggaacgacatttattggatatttcaaacttttttaacaaaacaaaaactgaaaaattgggcgtgcaaaattattcagcccccttaagttaatactttgtagcgccaccttttgctgcgattacagctgtaagtcgcttggggtatgtctctatcagttttgcacattgagagactgaaatgtttgcccattcctccttgcaaaacagctcgagctcagtgaggttggatggaaagcatttgtgaacagcagacttggccattctaacacctggatatgtttatttttgaaccattccattgtagattttgctttatgttttggatcattgtcttgttggaagacaaatctccgtcccagtctcaggtcttttgcagactccatcgggttttcttccagaatggtcctgtatttggctccatccatcttcccatcaattttaaccatcttccctgtccctgctgaagaaaagcaggcccaaaccatgatgctgccaccaccatgtttgacagtggggatggtgtgttcagggtgatggctgtgttgcttttacgccaaacataacgtcttgcattgttgccaaaaagttcaattttggtttcatctgaccagagcaccttcttccacatgtttggtgtgtctcccaggtggcttgtggcaaactttaaacaacactttttatggatatctttaagaaatggctttcttcttgccactcttccataaaggccagatttgtgcaatatacgactgattgttgtcctatggacagagtctcccacctcagctgtagatctctgcagttcatccagagtgatcatgggcctcttggctgcatctctgatcagtcttctccttgtatgagctgaaagtttagagggacggccaggtcttggtagatttgcagtggtctgatactccttccatttcaatattatcgcttgcacagtgctccttgggatgtttagcttgggaaatctttttgtatccaaatccggctttaaacagtatctcggacctgcctggtgtgttccttgttcttcatgatgctctctgcgcttttaacggacctctgagactatcacagtgcaggtgcatttatacagagacttgattacacacaggtggattgtatttatcatcattagtcatttaggtcaacattggatcattcagagatcctcacagaacttctggagagagtttgctgcactgaaagtaaaggggctgaataattttgcacgcccaatttttcagtttttgatttgttaaaaaagtttgaaatatccaataaatgtcgttccacttcatgattgtgtcccacttgttgttgattcttcacaaaaaaaatacagttttatatctttatgtttgaagcctgaaatgtggcaaaaggtcgcaaagttcaaggggggcgaatactttcgcaaggcactgtacatttactGAACTATTCGCCGCATTTGTTGATAaggaaatctgaaaatactctggaaacattcagtaacatgataagaatattctTGAAACATTTTgagtaggtgcaacataagacccataaatgacaagggtttgagtgagaggtctaactggtgtttccaaatggccacacacctctccaaagtgtgcacggTTTCCTAAGTAacttcaatgcacttttatgactcataGCACTTCATAGTTGACTTTTCTTTTtcgagctctcctagctgtgccattgaggaactagagcaagcacacttgcaGTTGTTTTCTTTGGAACACACCCCTGCCTTCCCGCCTTTACACAATAATTGTTTATGCAATCCAAATACGATCCATTATAAAtagcaatctgggtcaggtgggtatCATTTGAAAGCCTGTTCTATtgtcaacatgactagctaaactATAAAATTACAAGACAATTCAGAGAAGTAGATCGTCATTTCGGTGCACATAGAATGGAGTTGAGTTCATTCAGATGTGTGGTCCGCTGAAAAATGTTCTTCACAATAGAACAAACAatactcattctgttcaggacaacccagggtataatgCCATGGCATCTTGTAACTGTTCGTCAAtcatagtgatcataaacattgactctgtatatgccaagttttatgatatggaagtGAATATTTGGACTCACAGGTGTTTgacttgcttgtatgacatcatcaaagtggtatttattataataCTCCGTGTTTTAGCTTTCAAAATACATCAAGTCCTCATAATTTaacttgttcagggacagaacaacatatttttacctttgtcagctcggggattcgatctagcaacctttcggttactggcccaatgctctaaccactaggctacctgctgccccaaataGTGTGGTCACtatacctcaggtgagcaaaaccttgagacttccttaatactTGATTATTGACTACTAGACCGAGaacccttgtcttaccagaggcggttgttctgtcttgccgatgcacggaaaaaccagccaactgtatattatcaatGTTGTCgatcagccacgactcggtgaaacataagatattacagttttaatgtcccgttggtagttgtCTTGAACGGAGCTCATCTAGTTTATTATTCAATGATTGCACGTTTGCCAATAGTACAGATGGTAGAGAAGGGTTACCCACTTGCAGACAAATTCTCACAATTTGGACCTGCGTCCCCTCCCCTGTATCTGCCTGGTCGGGTATCTGGAGTAACTGCTTTGCGtctgactcattaaagaaaaaatatttgtccagttcgaggtgagtaatcgctgttctgatatccagaagctcgtTTTGGTCATAACAGACGGTGgcaaaaacattatgtacaaaataagttacaaataacgtgaaaaaacCCCACACAAAACAGCACAATTGGTTAAAAGcccgtaaaatggcagccatctcctctggcACCATTAtgattattttaaatatttaatcatgtaattaactcctgcagaattaagcagttcttgcagtaaaattataCACCAATGTACATTTTGACtcaggaacaggagtggagaaatatgatttagcagacctgaaattttATCAGAAACATGTTAGGTCATTTTCAAAGCTTTTAATTCCCGTCAAACTGATGTCATGTGTACATTTTGCACTGCATTTTCATTTCATCACATAGTGGACAGTTGCAggtgggttattagcaattgagGGCGGGTGTGGTTAAACAAACAGCTGATTCCACGCATCACTACCGGAGTGCACCTTTAAGCCTACTGTCTAGTAGTGCTTCTACAACTGGGCCTTTAATATGTAGGCAAAATGTATCTTCCAAGTTAGAGAGGACACATCCTCTCTACTATCATCATACACATCCTACCGGCATACCACACACTTGTTTATGCCAGGACAGGAGCAAATGTTTTTAACCTACAAATGGAATAAGCATTTGGTCATGTTCAGGTCAGGAAGAGCTTGCAATTGACCGTTTGGAGCCGACTGAAAGAGACACTGATTTCAAGAAGGAAGGTGAAAGGAATTCAAGTCTTATTTCTggagaatacattttttttacaggatagtttattttacagtacaactATAATGGACCTAAACAATATcctgcaatttaaaaaaaatatataaacaattTAAACCAACACAAAAGACAAACGTAACATAATCCCTTGAGGAATGCACTTTGACTACTCATTCAAGTATCCAACAAAATGTATGTGTAGTTCTAGACAtggtaaaaataataaaataaaatgtttaaataaaACTGTATGAGAAACCTGAAGAGGGAGAATTGCTGGTGCTTGTAGACGAGTTGCACATCCATGATTTGATTACAACACACTACACCTGCAATCTACTCCCAAAACTTTATATACATCATCTGTTAAACTTAACACAAAAGGGATCATTCAGTAAGaaacagggttggggtcaattcaactTTCAAATAAATCAGTACATTTAGGAAGTTAAttcaatttttcaattcctcagtTGACGGAATTGAAGCgtgaactgaccccaaccctgaagaAAAGTCAACTTCTCTGTGCATGACATCAGGATGAAAGCATGACAGAGGTTTCAACCTCCAACATAAAATGTAATACTTAAGCCTACAAGTTTAAACCAAGTCCAACTTGATCCAGAGTGATTGAGCAGTGGTGTTAAAAATTCAGCTAATTACAATCCACAACCAAAACACACATCTATTGCCCTCACTCAGATAGAAGCTAGCCTGATCCCAGGTCTGTTTTTcctctcttgccaactcctataaCAGCTGTTGGCGAGACAGCTAAAatcgatctgggaccaggcaaatGAAGAGCTTCTTCACACCTTTCTCCTATCATGGTGTAAAGTACATCTCTTTGGTCAGCATTGATACGATGCAGGGGATCTGCTTCTTGGCATCGAAACCAGGAGAGTTTGACGCAGACTCAAACTCTGTCGCCACTTTGTGGTTGACCCGGGTCAGGATGTGTTGGACCTCCAGCTCTTTGCTGTACTTGCCAATCATCTCACACAGCGATTGGATGAACCAGGAGCCAGTCTGAGTGTTCCTCCATGAGTAGTAGCCTGTGGGAAGACGTGTGAGAGTGCATAAGAGTCAAGGGCCTGGTTTGAATAATTCAGAAAATGCATCCTTGCTTGAGATAATAACAGATCTTAATTGGATGGATTGGTAGAAGTAAAAGGGTGGTAGCCTTGCTTTCACAGATCCAACTACTTATAGATCCGTGCATACCTCATGGAAACAAGGCAACTTGACTGGAGAGTGcttctatgtatgtgtgtgtggctttGGAACATGTCTTGGACCTGGAGCTGTGGAGTAGGCATAGAGGAAGTCTGCTTCCACAGGGATCCTGGTCGAGCTCCCGTCTGAACTGCTGTCTGCCTCGATGCCCACGTCCAGATCAGTACCTCTGCAAGCCTGcatgtcacacacacagggaaacagTAGACatagtcacagtcacacacacacacacaaacgcacaggcTAACTTTTGAACCATCCCTCACCTCTTGACTTCCGAATCGTACTATCCGGCTCTAACGCTTGTCGgacgtggcagggcttgcaaaccattacagactacaaagggaagcacagccgagagctgcccagcaacacaagccttccagatgagctaaactacttccatGCTCGTTTTGAGGCAAATAActctgaaacatgcatgagagcaccagctgttcggGAAGACTGTATGATcccgctctccgcagccaatgtgagtaaaacctttaaacaggtcaacattcacaaggccgcaagggcagacggattaccaggacatgtactgcgagcatgcgctgaccaactggcaagtgtcttcactgacattttcaacctctccctgtcagtctgtaataccaacatgttttaagcagaccaccatagtgcccgtgcccaagaacactgaggtaacctgcctaaatgactaccaacccgtagcactcacgtctgtagccatgaagtgctctagaaaggctggtcatggctcacatcaacaccattatcccagaaaccctagacccactcaaatttgcatactgccccaatagatccacagatgatgaatctctattgcactccacactgccctttccaacctagacaaaaggaacacctatgtgttCAGGgttcagctcagcgttcaacaccatagtgccctcaaagctcatcaataagctaaggactccgagactaaacacctccctctgcaactggaacctggacttcctgacgggcctccctcAGGTGggaagggtaggtaacaacacatcagccacgctgattctcaacacaggggcccctcaggggttcgGCTCAGTcaactcctgtactccctgttaactcatgactgcatggacaggcacaactccaacgccatcattaagttgaAAACCCAACAGTGATATAATTGATCAgcgacaacgacgagacggcctatagggaggaggtcagagacctggccctgtggtgccaggacaacaacatctccctcaatgtgatcaggacaaaggagatgattgtggactacaggaaaaaggaggactgagcaagcccccattctcatcaactgggctgcagtggagcaggttgagagactcaagttccatggtgtccacatcaccaacaaactagtgtcgtgtctttggcatcattaaaagtGTAGACTTATTTATCAAAtaactctctgtaattattattacgtgattaaactgattaatcatgtaactgtaattaactaggaagtcagggcaccaaggaaaatattcagattacaaagttataattttcctaatataagtttcagatattttaatatctgatcaatttgtcttcgaattaatgaattattatttacctcacgtcagtctcattccaaacgtcgtaaattgttggttatctgcacgaacccggtcttcactatgagtcatccatacatcaattgtcttaataaaatatttatttactaagtactcacagaaatgcataacaaacagtagatatggttacaaggaaatgatagcggatgtgccctagtgggctaaaccggcatcgcggcttggtggacaaaaagTGAAGTGGGGTTCGACTGAGATGAGACactacaaagttgataattataacaattgaaatgctaatcctttgcacatgaacgctcactcattcgggaataattgcaatcaatatatagaTTTACGCTCAATGTGTCGTCtggatctctgttgaaaagtttgtttctgttggaagAGTttgtccgctctctctctctgtcgtggttaggatggatagttcagagtgacattcattcatgtagttatagaatagatgtttcggtggttgtcggtcttcgcgttgaatgataccgaattcctagctgcagactactaattaatatcaaagacttgttcttattctgtcggtatcgatagtctaagagtttaaccatgtggtatggttaaaagattcagccatCTACTCAAACCTTCGCTTATACTCAGGTttatggtctctactcaaaccttggccctctcgtggtaagctggtctgcaacctttagccatctcgtaattgaggtaaacTCGGTCTcctctcaaaccttggccctaTAGGTAAgctggtctggtgatagaaaacccgggtgggggttttattcggaagagcagaaaagggcctgtcccaggacgccagaccataactgtgctcatgggcggtcctctgatttagttaaactccaaagggaattggagtttccttcattaaacagtccaaaatcacattacacaatttcacaaacagtatcatcctcactcattcatcttatacaacaattagatgttaTCCTCATAACTGAGGCTAttgtataaacagcgttatggtaatgtggccgtattgtctcccaagagtttcacaaaattgtaccaaatggaccagttcgtagctggattcttcaccgatcttttataccttctccagaacataaatgtcgTTCAGTTctccagttctgtgaggtggaagaaattactttgttctctctatgaaactcactctctctctatactgtggccatgaggagataatttcctccaggaatttacgacctctctgaccacagcagcctggttggaggagacagagagagatggtgccGTGGTAGGGGGATGGTGCTCGCGGTGTCGCGGTgtccaaagagggcaacgtcatgatactagcatggtccaagcacaccaagacagtcgtgaagagggcacgacaaaacctattccccctcaggagattgaaaatatttggcaaggagtcctcaaaaagttctacagctgcaccatcaagagcatgcctggttgcatcactgactggtaatggcaactgctcggcctccgaccgcaaggcactacagagggtagtgcgtacagcccagtacattactggggccaagcttcttgctatccaggacctctataccaggcggtgtcagaggaatgctctaaaaattgtcaaagactccagccaccctagtcatagactcttctctctgctaccgcacggcaagcggtactggagagccaagtctaggtccaagaggcttctaaacagcttctacccccaagccataagactcctgaacacctaatcaaatggctatctgCATAGTACCCCCTCTCTTTAataccgctgctactctctgttgttatcatctatgcatagtcacttcaataactcaacctacatttacatattacctacacattgactctgtaccggtacctccctgtatatagtctcgctatagttaaactgccttgttggttatgggctcgtaagtaagcatttcactgtaaggtctacctacacctgttgtattcggagcatgtgactaataagatttgatttgactgtgGACGAGACTGACCTGTTTTGTCAGTAGGGGATTAAATTAACCTCTATCTTATACCTTAACTTCATATTGTTGTTCTAGTGCTTTTGTTTCACTTTAATTCCATCTATaaaacaaaaaccccaaacaggtGCAACGGCTTTGTAAATCTGCTACTGTGTAGTTTTAAAAGTCGGATCTAGGAATACACGTGATGGCCACAGTACCTGAATGAAGAAGAGTTTGGGCTTGCCCACCAATGAGTTGCAGCGGTCGCCCCGGAACAGGCTGGTGAGGCTCTTGAGCTCGATGGAGGCATCCGTCCCGAAGAACACACTATCGTCCCCGTGACTCAGCAGGACACACACGAACGAGGCGGAGCAGCTGTGGTCCTCCTTGGAGGCTGGAAACACAACATCAAGTTTTAGATTGGTCCTTCACAGAATTGACAAGACACTTTAAAGGAGAAATCTGCTgttgctacatcaatttttggaCTTAGAAAGAATTGATGTACTCTTAGTTAAACTGTTGTacaccatcagaacccaaaatataagcttgcattacttcaatgtttgtaaacaaagtaaatgtaaacaaatactGTACAGCATtttaaaacatggttaaaactaaaatgttgatatcatggatggtcagtcctgtctATGAGTTTGAAAATggttacatttcttcagcctcatctctcagctttttaccaaaacatgGTGGGGTgagttttgttattgtttcaactgcggattgcccctttaaaaggTAGATGAGCAGTATTGGGACGATTTCCAGAACAACAAGAAGTGGGAAGCGAGACGCTCATTTTCTCCACCATTGTTTTCACACAGCTCACGTTGCAGGTGAGTGAATGAAGTGCAACAGTGCAGATAGTGTGAGAGCGGATAGTTTTGCATCCCGCTCATCTGCAATGTCTTTGGTTAACCCTGTTGATCGTGGCAACATCATATTGTTGATTCTCAGTTCAAGTACAGGAGACCATGTACCTTTACCGGTTTTTATTGTGAATGGGCTGCTTTTAAAACTGAATTTTCTGAATGTCTTCTGTGTATGATCTTCATACGAAGacaaactgtcacgccctggtcttagtattttgtgttttctttattattttggttaggccagggtgtgacatgggtttactatgtggtgtgttttgtcttggggttttttgtaggtattgggattgtgatTAGTAGGGTtatctagaatagtctatggctgtctggagtggttctcaatcagtgtttatcgttgtctctgattgggaaccatatttaggcagccatattctttgagtgtttcgtgggtgattgttcctgtctctgtgttttgtttgcaccagtataggctgttaggttttcgtgttacggttcttgtttttgtattgttcgtttttcatctttattaaagatgtatgaaaattaccacgctgcattttggtccgactctccttcgatGCAAGAAAACCCTAACACAAACCTCTCTCTGTAGTGGTTGTCAGTGGTGGTGCTGATTTCCGAACATGCTTACCTGTGGTTAAAACATATTTGATCTGGTCCACTGTCTGGTCGTTGTAAATCTTCACCTTATAACCCAGTTTCCCAAACACCTTAATCACATTGCCTGCATCCACATCTGTGCCATTGCGTACATTCATACCTTTAaaaacaaagtcaagttattacACTAATTCTATATGCTTTCTGGATATGCAATGTGTGTCATCATTGTGTACATACAGCCTTTACacagtagtggaaaaagtacctgattgtcatacttgagtaaaaggaaagataccttcatagaaaattactcaagtaaaagtgagtcacccag encodes:
- the LOC110497496 gene encoding caspase-3, translated to MSVANDLSAGDCIDARRGDGQECEGPCGGSGSMQVDAKPQSHCFRYSLSYPSIGQCIIINNKNFDRRTGMNVRNGTDVDAGNVIKVFGKLGYKVKIYNDQTVDQIKYVLTTASKEDHSCSASFVCVLLSHGDDSVFFGTDASIELKSLTSLFRGDRCNSLVGKPKLFFIQACRGTDLDVGIEADSSSDGSSTRIPVEADFLYAYSTAPGYYSWRNTQTGSWFIQSLCEMIGKYSKELEVQHILTRVNHKVATEFESASNSPGFDAKKQIPCIVSMLTKEMYFTP